One Deltaproteobacteria bacterium DNA segment encodes these proteins:
- a CDS encoding divalent-cation tolerance protein CutA — MARFIQVVTTTDSRELAERIARSLVGDRLAACVQIDGPMTSIYHWRGKMEEAEEWRLTAKSRAVFFDDIAAAIRRVHSYEVPEIIATEIVGGDETYLRWLEEETRPGVRK; from the coding sequence ATGGCACGTTTTATCCAGGTGGTCACGACGACGGACAGCCGGGAACTGGCGGAGCGGATCGCCCGCTCGCTGGTGGGCGATCGTCTGGCGGCCTGCGTCCAGATCGACGGCCCCATGACGAGCATTTATCACTGGCGGGGTAAAATGGAGGAGGCGGAGGAATGGCGCCTGACCGCCAAGAGCCGGGCCGTTTTCTTCGACGACATCGCGGCGGCCATCCGGCGCGTCCATTCCTATGAGGTCCCCGAAATCATCGCCACCGAGATCGTTGGCGGGGACGAAACCTATCTCCGCTGGCTGGAGGAAGAGACCCGCCCGGGGGTGCGGAAGTAA
- the glk gene encoding glucokinase, with protein MFLVGDIGGTKTRLAIFPSAMDKPAPLKEAVFASSHYAGLEEVVRAFLTPAADVVEAAVFGVAGPVVDGRVKLTNLPWVLDENHLKETLALNEVYLLNDILATASAIPDLPREALLTLQRGQGDNNGNVAVIAPGTGLGEAFMTHRDGRWRAHATEGGHADFAPRDDGELALWRRYRKEGGRVSVERLCAGPGIARIYGYLLEADRGGMDPGDSQGSDDARDPVPGIVAAALRETDPCPLCVKTMRLYVTLLGAEAGNLALKVMATGGVYLGGGIPPRIAPFLQEEPFLRAFRDKGRMSGLMERMPVHVILEPRAALLGAASWFLREKGAPT; from the coding sequence ATGTTCCTGGTCGGGGATATCGGCGGGACGAAAACCCGCCTGGCGATTTTTCCGTCCGCCATGGACAAACCGGCGCCTCTCAAGGAGGCGGTTTTCGCCAGCTCACATTATGCGGGACTGGAGGAGGTGGTCCGGGCCTTTCTGACCCCTGCCGCCGACGTGGTGGAGGCCGCCGTCTTCGGGGTGGCGGGACCCGTCGTCGACGGTCGTGTGAAACTGACGAACCTGCCCTGGGTGCTCGATGAGAACCACCTGAAAGAGACACTGGCCCTGAATGAGGTTTACCTGCTCAACGACATCCTGGCGACGGCGTCGGCCATTCCGGACTTGCCCCGGGAGGCCCTGCTCACCCTTCAGCGGGGGCAGGGGGATAATAACGGGAATGTGGCGGTCATCGCCCCGGGGACGGGCCTGGGCGAAGCCTTCATGACCCATCGGGACGGCCGATGGCGGGCCCACGCCACCGAGGGGGGGCACGCGGATTTCGCCCCCCGCGATGACGGTGAGCTGGCGCTCTGGCGCCGTTACAGGAAAGAAGGGGGGCGGGTATCCGTTGAGAGGCTTTGCGCCGGGCCGGGTATCGCCCGGATATACGGGTATCTGCTGGAGGCGGATCGGGGTGGGATGGATCCGGGGGATTCACAAGGATCCGACGATGCCCGGGACCCCGTGCCGGGCATCGTCGCTGCGGCCCTGCGCGAGACCGACCCGTGTCCGCTCTGCGTGAAGACCATGCGTCTGTACGTGACGCTCCTCGGGGCGGAGGCGGGGAATCTGGCCCTGAAGGTCATGGCGACGGGCGGCGTGTATCTGGGCGGGGGGATTCCCCCGCGCATCGCGCCCTTTCTGCAGGAGGAGCCGTTCCTCCGGGCCTTTCGGGACAAGGGGCGCATGTCCGGTCTCATGGAACGGATGCCCGTCCATGTGATTCTGGAGCCGCGGGCGGCGCTCCTGGGGGCGGCCTCCTGGTTTTTGAGGGAAAAGGGCGCTCCGACTTGA
- the amrS gene encoding AmmeMemoRadiSam system radical SAM enzyme: MLSRRELLKTAWGYTPCLAGLSLLLSPSLARAKPNLRDRFRGPPRTEDYTGELIRTAPRARFWTAPSPEGGDCSLCHPPGIRGKTHRHRSRIVKCLLCAQGCVIREGERGKCRTRINIDGELRSLVYGRPLAVHVDPIEKKPFYHFLPGADAFSLGTAGCPLHCKFCQNWELSQIRPEDQPAVRVPPDKLVRAAGERRSPVIAFTYNEPTVFTEYLLDIARLAKKEGRRSVLVSCGFMNEAPLAEMCASLDAIKIDLKGISPDFYRRVCGAELTPVLRSIRQIAGSGTHLEIVNLVVPTLNDSDAMMKNLCDWVAGELGPDVPVHFSRFHPDYRMLNLPPTPVKTLERAREIAMARGIRYAYIGNVPDHPGNHTYCPRCRKVIIRRSSFFINEVRIKNGRCAFCGEKIAGVWS; encoded by the coding sequence ATGCTTTCCCGACGGGAACTGCTCAAAACCGCGTGGGGATATACCCCCTGTCTGGCGGGGCTTTCGCTTCTGCTTTCTCCTTCCCTGGCCCGGGCGAAGCCGAATTTACGCGATCGCTTCCGGGGTCCGCCCCGGACGGAGGATTATACGGGGGAACTCATCCGCACGGCCCCACGGGCCCGCTTCTGGACGGCGCCGTCACCCGAAGGCGGTGATTGCTCACTCTGCCATCCCCCGGGAATACGGGGGAAAACCCACCGGCACCGCTCCCGTATCGTCAAATGCCTCCTCTGCGCCCAGGGTTGCGTGATCCGCGAGGGAGAACGGGGAAAATGCCGGACCCGGATCAACATCGACGGGGAACTGCGGAGTCTGGTCTATGGCCGCCCCCTTGCCGTTCATGTCGATCCCATCGAAAAGAAGCCCTTCTATCACTTTCTCCCCGGGGCGGACGCCTTTTCCCTCGGCACGGCGGGCTGTCCCCTCCACTGCAAATTCTGCCAGAACTGGGAACTTTCCCAGATCAGGCCGGAGGATCAGCCTGCCGTCCGCGTACCCCCGGACAAACTGGTCCGTGCCGCCGGGGAGCGCCGCTCGCCGGTTATCGCGTTTACCTACAACGAGCCGACGGTGTTTACGGAATATCTCCTCGATATCGCACGCCTGGCCAAAAAGGAGGGACGCCGTTCCGTTCTGGTCAGTTGCGGGTTCATGAATGAGGCCCCCCTGGCGGAGATGTGCGCAAGCCTCGATGCAATCAAGATCGACCTGAAGGGCATCAGCCCGGATTTCTACCGTCGGGTATGCGGCGCGGAGCTGACCCCCGTTCTGCGGAGCATCAGGCAGATAGCCGGAAGCGGGACACATCTGGAGATCGTCAACCTCGTCGTGCCGACCCTCAACGATTCGGACGCCATGATGAAGAACCTCTGCGACTGGGTGGCCGGGGAACTGGGCCCGGATGTGCCGGTGCATTTCAGCCGCTTCCATCCGGACTACCGGATGTTGAACCTGCCCCCGACGCCGGTGAAAACGCTGGAACGGGCACGGGAGATCGCCATGGCGCGGGGGATTCGTTACGCCTATATCGGCAACGTACCCGATCATCCGGGAAACCATACCTATTGTCCCCGGTGTCGAAAGGTGATAATCAGGAGGAGTAGTTTCTTTATTAACGAGGTACGGATAAAAAACGGCCGGTGCGCTTTCTGCGGCGAGAAGATAGCCGGGGTATGGTCTTAG